CGATCTTTCTCTATCTTATAAATATTATGCGTCCATGGCTCTTTTAAATAAATGTCATTTCCAAAACTACGTAAAGGATGCATTCCATTGTTTAAGTGAAATACCTCGTTATAAAAACTTGGAAATTCTCTATAAAGTAGTTTGAAATCTTTGTCATAAACAGATAGCATTTGCCGTTGAGAATCATCGTCCATACCAGCTTCTATAAACCCAGCAATAAAATCATTATTAATCAATTCAATATCATTTGCATAAAAGCTAGGAGATACATCTTTTATATGCTTCCCATTCAAATCGTAATAATGAAGACGATTCCAGTCATACAAAACTATTTGTTTTTGATCGCTTGTTAGACACATTTTGCATAAACGCGAGTATTCACCAGGACCTTGTCCTACTTTTCCGATTCTCCGAACGAAATTGCCGTGTTTATCAAAACAATATACAGCATTTGCAACAAAAACATCCATTATGAAAATATACTCATTAGAGCAAAGTATCTGATGTATGTTTCCTATTAAACAGTCGCTGTTTGTTTCCAATTTGATGTATGATATATCATCGATCAAGCTGTCGAAAGCATAGGATTCTTCTCCATCCGGATCAACATTTATTTGAATAAGAGTTGAATCGGAAATAATATGCTCGCCTGTTGAAACTTTATTTTGGGGTGTCTGACAGCCAATGTTTATGAAGAGAATGATTACTGTAACAATGTTACAACAAAGTGTGAATAATTTTGATAATGACTTATAGTTTATCATACAATATATATTTAAAAAAATTATATACTAAGTCCATAGCATTAGGAATCCATGAACTTAGCATTTTTAATCATTACTGACGGCAAGGATCAGTAATACTACAAACTTCAACGTAATTTGTGGCTGGACCACAGTAATACTTTTTAGCATTAAATTCTTGTACTACAGTTTCAGTAGTGGTTGTTGATGAACCAGATGAAGAGTTTGAGCCCCATGAATGATCACCTCCAATAGAACCACCTATGATTCCATTACCTACACTAATACCACCATTGATATTAGTATCGGTTCTAGTACCCGTTGTGACAGATGAAGAACTCGAGGTGGTGGTTGTTTTTGTGCATTTCACATCTGTCTCTAATTGTTTTCCCATGTTAGTTGTAGTTCCGGATGTCGTCCCCGTCTGCGCCATCACCTGCGGATGCAGTGATATCTCCATTACTCCGAACTCATTAAGCGCGTCATGCACGTTTAAGATAGTTCCTACCATTAGTAAAGCCATTCCGGCTAATACTACGATTTTGTTCTTTTTCATTGTTTCTCGTGTTTAAAATTAATACTAAGGTTAGTTTCTCTTTTCTTTAAAACTTCTTTAAAGTGTTCTTTCAAAGTATCTGAGTTCTTCCATGCAGGAGCATAACCGGCAGTGTAAACGCATAGGTATGAGCAATATAGGAATCCGGCATATAGAATCCACTTTCTTTGGCGTTCGTATAGATGATATGACAATATGGAAAGCCCAATTGCAAACGCAATATACGGTATATACAGATAGCGGTCAGCTGCAACAACGTAGCGGGGTAGCGGAATCACATGAAGCACCGGCAACAGATGTAATATGAAAAACAGCGTGCAAAAGACCAATAATGGCTTTCTGCGGTTCAGGTATATCACATATCCTATGAATAGGATAACAAATGGGTATATCCATAAAGCCATGGGTATCTTTTCGCCTACCTGAAAGGGGAAAGGATAAAGATAGGAAAGCTTGAAAGGAATAGCCGAAATCAAGAGATACTTAAATGATGAATAGCAAAGGAATATAAAACGGTCTACTATCGTATATCCTATGATTTCTTCTCCTGTATTTTTGTTGGCCACAAGGGTAACTATAAAAATGGCAATAGCAGGAATGAGATAATATACTTTTTCGATATACACTTTCAAGGAACGCATATTTCTTTTGAACAGCATCCAGTCGAACAGCAACAAGCATGGAACTATAATAACGGACTGTTCTTTGCAGCCCATAGCCAATATACTACTGACCACACTCGCTAGAAGATACTGCCATTTACTATTGCGCATATATTGTATGTAGCATATCAGTGCCGACAAATAGAAAAAAGTGCTAAGCACTATCTTCGACGCACTAATCCAGCAAACGGTTTCTACCTGAACCGGGTGTATGGCAAATAACAGTGCGGTGAAGAAGGATATACCCAATGCCTTTTTAGAATCAAAATGATTTCTTATAAAAGAATAGGCCAATAAGTACACTAAACAGGCATTAAATATATGAAACAGCAAATTACCTATATGAAAGGCTAAACTACTGTAGCCGAAGCATAGATGAATAAGCGTGTAGTATAATTGATTGATTGGGGAGTATTGACCGTTACTAATACTGTGGAATATAGTCTGCAAATTCTTCAATGATATCCCGTCGTTCGTCATCGAATTAATCACTTGCCACTGATCATCCCAATACAATTGAAATTCGTGCGAAAATATACTATAATATATCAATACAGCAACAACTGCAATAACACTCCAATGTGAGACAATCGTTTTGGCAAATGTTGATGTATTCATAGCATTAATATATTTGTTATTGTGAGACAAAGATAGTCTGGATTATAATATCATGCAATTATTGGAGGAGGACAAAATATGTAAATTATCTATACATGTACTTTATTGATTATCTGTACGTTTAATTCTTATTTATCTTCGTTGAATTGAGA
The nucleotide sequence above comes from Bacteroides caccae. Encoded proteins:
- a CDS encoding ArnT family glycosyltransferase, giving the protein MNTSTFAKTIVSHWSVIAVVAVLIYYSIFSHEFQLYWDDQWQVINSMTNDGISLKNLQTIFHSISNGQYSPINQLYYTLIHLCFGYSSLAFHIGNLLFHIFNACLVYLLAYSFIRNHFDSKKALGISFFTALLFAIHPVQVETVCWISASKIVLSTFFYLSALICYIQYMRNSKWQYLLASVVSSILAMGCKEQSVIIVPCLLLFDWMLFKRNMRSLKVYIEKVYYLIPAIAIFIVTLVANKNTGEEIIGYTIVDRFIFLCYSSFKYLLISAIPFKLSYLYPFPFQVGEKIPMALWIYPFVILFIGYVIYLNRRKPLLVFCTLFFILHLLPVLHVIPLPRYVVAADRYLYIPYIAFAIGLSILSYHLYERQRKWILYAGFLYCSYLCVYTAGYAPAWKNSDTLKEHFKEVLKKRETNLSINFKHEKQ
- a CDS encoding 6-bladed beta-propeller, encoding MINYKSLSKLFTLCCNIVTVIILFINIGCQTPQNKVSTGEHIISDSTLIQINVDPDGEESYAFDSLIDDISYIKLETNSDCLIGNIHQILCSNEYIFIMDVFVANAVYCFDKHGNFVRRIGKVGQGPGEYSRLCKMCLTSDQKQIVLYDWNRLHYYDLNGKHIKDVSPSFYANDIELINNDFIAGFIEAGMDDDSQRQMLSVYDKDFKLLYREFPSFYNEVFHLNNGMHPLRSFGNDIYLKEPWTHNIYKIEKDRCYEKYRINITNGGYPERPEDMNSDTYIKIVGTKVHMADYVILEDYALFYFSKNGFTWSPFVIYSHKTKKTYKCNGRYYNPLFFAHSPGNTPIVCYDKETFLIPQSATTVMRMKERIYNSPLINDSKLMQLYDGLTEDSNPVLFLLHIKSI